The following are encoded in a window of Panthera leo isolate Ple1 chromosome B2, P.leo_Ple1_pat1.1, whole genome shotgun sequence genomic DNA:
- the STX11 gene encoding syntaxin-11 isoform X1 codes for MDEEKEKKTMSQPQSKMKDRLAELLEVTKNYDQQFPDGDDEFDPLHEDMVFETDHILQSLYRNIQDLQDENQHLMTDVKRLGKQNARFLTSMRRLSSIKRDTNTIAKDIKARGENIHRKLCAMKALSQEAEAQHGAHSAVARIARAQYSALMRTFQRAMDEYNQAEMKQRDNCKIRIQRQLEIMGKDVSGDQIEDMFEQGKWDVFSENLLADVKGARAALNEIESRHRELLRLESRIRDVHELFLRMAVLVEEQADTLNVIELNVQKTVDYTGQAKVQVRKAMQHAKKKPCRTVCCFCCPCLN; via the coding sequence GCAAAATGAAGGACCGGCTGGCCGAACTTCTGGAGGTAACCAAGAACTATGACCAGCAGTTCCCAGACGGGGACGACGAATTTGACCCGCTCCATGAGGACATGGTGTTCGAGACGGACCACATCCTGCAGTCCTTGTACCGAAACATCCAGGACCTTCAGGATGAAAACCAGCATCTGATGACCGACGTGAAGCGGCTGGGGAAGCAGAACGCCCGCTTCCTCACGTCCATGCGGCGCCTCAGCAGCATCAAGCGGGACACCAACACGATCGCCAAGGACATCAAGGCGCGGGGCGAGAACATCCACCGCAAGCTGTGCGCGATGAAGGCACTGAGCCAGGAGGCCGAGGCCCAGCACGGCGCGCACTCGGCGGTGGCGCGCATCGCGCGCGCGCAGTACAGCGCCCTCATGCGCACCTTCCAGCGCGCCATGGACGAGTACAACCAGGCCGAGATGAAGCAGCGCGACAACTGCAAGATCCGCATCCAGCGCCAGCTGGAGATCATGGGCAAGGACGTCTCCGGCGACCAGATCGAGGACATGTTCGAGCAGGGCAAGTGGGACGTGTTCTCCGAGAACTTGCTGGCCGACGTGAAGGGCGCGCGGGCGGCCCTCAACGAGATCGAGAGCCGCCACCGCGAGCTGCTGCGGCTGGAGAGCCGCATCCGCGACGTGCACGAGCTCTTCTTGCGGATGGCGGTGCTGGTGGAAGAGCAGGCCGACACGCTGAACGTCATCGAGCTCAACGTGCAGAAGACCGTCGACTACACCGGCCAGGCCAAGGTGCAGGTGCGCAAGGCCATGCAGCACGCGAAGAAAAAGCCCTGCCGGACCgtctgctgcttctgctgcccCTGCCTCAACTAG
- the STX11 gene encoding syntaxin-11 isoform X2 — translation MKDRLAELLEVTKNYDQQFPDGDDEFDPLHEDMVFETDHILQSLYRNIQDLQDENQHLMTDVKRLGKQNARFLTSMRRLSSIKRDTNTIAKDIKARGENIHRKLCAMKALSQEAEAQHGAHSAVARIARAQYSALMRTFQRAMDEYNQAEMKQRDNCKIRIQRQLEIMGKDVSGDQIEDMFEQGKWDVFSENLLADVKGARAALNEIESRHRELLRLESRIRDVHELFLRMAVLVEEQADTLNVIELNVQKTVDYTGQAKVQVRKAMQHAKKKPCRTVCCFCCPCLN, via the coding sequence ATGAAGGACCGGCTGGCCGAACTTCTGGAGGTAACCAAGAACTATGACCAGCAGTTCCCAGACGGGGACGACGAATTTGACCCGCTCCATGAGGACATGGTGTTCGAGACGGACCACATCCTGCAGTCCTTGTACCGAAACATCCAGGACCTTCAGGATGAAAACCAGCATCTGATGACCGACGTGAAGCGGCTGGGGAAGCAGAACGCCCGCTTCCTCACGTCCATGCGGCGCCTCAGCAGCATCAAGCGGGACACCAACACGATCGCCAAGGACATCAAGGCGCGGGGCGAGAACATCCACCGCAAGCTGTGCGCGATGAAGGCACTGAGCCAGGAGGCCGAGGCCCAGCACGGCGCGCACTCGGCGGTGGCGCGCATCGCGCGCGCGCAGTACAGCGCCCTCATGCGCACCTTCCAGCGCGCCATGGACGAGTACAACCAGGCCGAGATGAAGCAGCGCGACAACTGCAAGATCCGCATCCAGCGCCAGCTGGAGATCATGGGCAAGGACGTCTCCGGCGACCAGATCGAGGACATGTTCGAGCAGGGCAAGTGGGACGTGTTCTCCGAGAACTTGCTGGCCGACGTGAAGGGCGCGCGGGCGGCCCTCAACGAGATCGAGAGCCGCCACCGCGAGCTGCTGCGGCTGGAGAGCCGCATCCGCGACGTGCACGAGCTCTTCTTGCGGATGGCGGTGCTGGTGGAAGAGCAGGCCGACACGCTGAACGTCATCGAGCTCAACGTGCAGAAGACCGTCGACTACACCGGCCAGGCCAAGGTGCAGGTGCGCAAGGCCATGCAGCACGCGAAGAAAAAGCCCTGCCGGACCgtctgctgcttctgctgcccCTGCCTCAACTAG